TTCCGCGAGAAGTGGGGACTGGACCAGCCGCTCTGGCAGCAGTACCTGCACTACCTGGGCAACCTGGTCCGCGGCGATCTGGGCATCTCGCAGCAGACCGGCCGTTCGGTCCTGGACGACCTGGTGCGGTACGTCCCGGCGACCATGGAACTGGCCATCCCCACCATGCTGCTGGCGTTGCTGATCGGCACCGGCATCGGGATGCTCGCGGCGGTCCGCAACGGCCGGTTCACCGACCAGCTGGTTCGCGTCGGATCCCTGCTGGGCCTGTCCACCCCGCCGTTCTGGCTCTCGCTCGTCGTGCTCTACGTCTTCTTCTACCAGCTCGGCCTGGCCCCCAGCGGTGGACGGCTCTCCACCGCGTTCAGCCCGCCGCCCACCGTCACCGGCATGTACACGGTCGACGCGGCGCTGGCCGGGCAGTGGGACGTGGCCTGGGACGCCGCCCAGCACCTGGTCCTGCCGGTGCTGGTGCTTACCTCGCTGACCGTGGCGCTGCTGGTCCGCTTCGTCCGCTCCGCCATGCTGGAAGTGCTCCAGCAGGACTACATCCGTGCCGCGTACGCCAAGGGTCTGCCGACCCGGGTGGTGCTGCGCCGGCACCTGCTGCGCGCCGGCCTGGTCCCGGTGGTCACCGTCTCCGGCCTGGCCTTCGCCTCGCTGCTCTCCGGCACGGTGCTTGTGGAGAGCATCTTCGGCTGGCCCGGCCTCGGCCAGTACGCCTACCGCAGCGCCACCGCCCTGGACCTGCCCTCGATCCTCGGCGTCAGCCTCTTCGTGGCGCTGGTATACACGCTTGTCAACCTGACCGTGGACCTGCTGTACGGGCTCATCGACCCGAGGATCCGGCTGTCATGACGATGATCGCACCCGATCCGGTGGCCCCGGATCCGAAGGTGGACCGGGCGTTGAACCGGCGTCGCTGGCTCGGCCGGCTGCGCGGCGGCTCGACCGGGCGACCGATCTGGCGTCAGCCGATCGCCGCGGCGGCGCTTGTCATCCTCGGTGGATGGCTGCTGGTGGCGATCTGCGCGCCGCTGATCGCCCCGTACGATCCGCTCGCCCAGAGCCCGGATGCGTACGCCCCACCGTCGGCCGCGCACTGGTTCGGCACCGACTCGCTCGGCCGGGACATCCTCAGCCGGGTGATCCACGGCGCCCGGCTCTCCATCCCGCTGGCCCTGGCCATCGTTTCGCTGGCCCTGCTCGTCGGCGGCCTGCTCGGGCTGATCGCCGGCTACCTCGGCCGGCTCGTCGACGAGGCGCTGATGCGCCTGACCGACCTGGTGTTCGCCTTCCCGCAGATCATCCTGGCGATGGCGGTGACCGCCGCGTTCGGCCCGAACACCCGCAACGCGGTGCTCGCCCTGGTGATCGTCTCCTGGCCGGTGTACGCGCGGGTCATCCGCAGCGCGGTGCTCAGCATGCGCGGTGACGACTACCTCTCCGCCGCCCGGCTGCTCGGCGTCGGGCCGGTACGCGCGCTGCGCCGCGACGTGCTGCCCAACAGCACCGGCCCGGCGATCGTGCTGGCCACCCTGGAACTCGGCAACGCGGTGCTGCTGCTCGCCGCGCTCTCCTTCCTCGGCCTGGGTCCCCGCCCACCGGCCGCCGAGTGGGGCTCGATGGTCGCCCTCGGCTCCCAGGACCTGTCGATGTGGTGGGTCAGCGTCTTCCCCGGCCTGGCCATCCTCACCGTCGTGATGGCGTTCAACGTGCTCGGTGACGCGCTGCGTGACCGGCTCGACCCCCGCTACGCGAAGGGACGCTGATGGCACCGCTGCTCGACGTGGACTCCCTCGCCGTCACCCTGCCCGGCCCGCGCGGGCCGCTGCCGATCCTGCACGACGTGTCGCTCACCGTGCACGAGGGCGAACTGGTCGGCATCGCGGGGGAGAGCGGCTGCGGCAAGAGCCTCACCGCGCAGACCCTGCTCGGTCTGCTCCCGCCCGGGGCCGAGGTCACCGGATCGGCCCGGTTCGCCGGCACCGACCTGCTCGGCCTGGACAACCGGGGCTGGCAGCGGATTCGGGGCGCCGGCATCGCGATGGTCTTCCAGGACCCGACCGCCGCCCTGCACCCGATGCTCACCATCGGCCGTCAACTCACCGAGCACATGCGGGTGCACCTGCGGATGGATCGCCGGGCCGCGAACCGTCGGGCGGTGGAGCTGCTCGACCAGGTCCGCATCCCCGACCCGGAACAGGCCCTGCGCTCCTATCCGCACCAGTTCTCCGGCGGAATGCGCCAGCGCGCGGCCATCGCCATCGCGCTTGCCGCCCGGCCCCGGCTGCTGATCGCCGACGAACCCACCACCGCCCTCGACGTCACCGTGCAGGCCGGCATCCTCACCCTGCTCGACCAGTTGCGCGCCGAGACCGGGCTGGCCGTCGCGTTCATCACCCACGACCTCGGCGTGCTCAGCGCGTTGACCACCCGTGGTTACGTCTTCTACGCCGGACGGGTGGTGGAAACCGGTCCCACCGGGGCGCTGCTCACCGCACCCACCCATCCGTACACTGCCGCGCTGCTCGGTGCCCGCCCGCACGGCACCCAGGCGGTCGGCACGCTGCGGCCCATCCCCGGCGGCCCACCGGCGCCGGGGAGGCGCCGCCGGGCTGCCCGTTCCAACCCCGCTGCGGGTACGCCGAACCGTCCTGCGGCACCGCCCCGCCGCCGCTGGCCCCGGCCGGGGCCGACCGGTCGGTGGCCTGCGTGGTCCGCCCGCACCTGGAGGTGGCGACCCGATGACGGATCTGCTGCGAATCTCGGACGTCGAGGTCGAGTACCGCTCCCGGGGACGCGGCCGGGTGCGCGCGGTCGCCGGGGTCAGCCTGGCGGTCGGGGCCGGACAGATCGTCGGCCTGGTCGGCGAGTCGGGCTGCGGCAAGTCGTCGCTGGCCCGGGTCGCGGTCGGGCTGACCGCGCCGAGCGCCGGTGAGGTCCGCTACGCCGGCCGACCGGTCACCCCGCTGGGCTGGCGTCGCCGGCCGGAGCCGGAGATCGGCCTCCAGATGGTCTTTCAGAACCCGTACGCCTCGCTGAACCCCCGGCGCACCATCGGCGCGCAACTGCTCGACGGCGTACCGGCGACGGTGACCGGGTCGGCCCGCCTGGCGCGGGTAGGCGAACTGCTCGACCGGGTCGGCATGCCGGCCGCCGCCGCCGACCGGTACCCGCACCAGTTCTCCGGCGGTCAGCGGCAGCGGCTCGCCATCGCCCGCGCGCTCGCCCCGGAACCCCGCATGATCATCGCGGACGAGCCGGTGACCGCGCTGGACGCCTCCTCCCAGGCCCAGGTGGTCAACCTGCTGGTCGGGCTGGTCCGGGACCTCGACATGGGCATGCTGTTCATCTCGCACGACCTCGCCCTGGTGCACGAGATCGCCGACCGCACCGCCGTGATGTACCTCGGTCGCATCGTCGAGACCGCGCCCACCCGCGAGTTGTGGCGCGACCCGCGCCACCCGTACACCCGGGCGCTCATCGACGCGGTGCCGCAGATCGGTCCCACCCCGCAGCTGCCCGCCACCCTCGCCGGGGAGGTGCCCGACCCGGCCAACGCCCCGACCGGCTGCCGGTTCCGGCCGCGCTGCCCGCACGCCTTCGCCCCCTGCGGCGACCAGCCGCCCACCGTCGAACTCGGCGGACGCAGCGCCGCCTGCTGGCTCAACGACCCCACGGTGGCCCCGGCCGCCGTGCCCGCTCACTGAGGACGCCGCTATGCACACCGCCACCGAACAGGTTCTGGTCAACCTCGCCCTCTACGACGGCGTCGCCGACCACCTCCAACCCGACCGGGGCGTCTGGGTCGGTGCCGACGGGCTGATCCGCGCCGTCGGCCCGGTCGACGACGTACTCGCCGAGGCCGGCGACGTCCGGGTGGTCGACCTCGGCGGTGACGTGGTCATGCCGGGCCTGACCAACATGCACGTGCACCTCTCCCTCGGCCTGCCCGGCCACCTCGCCGACACGGTGCACCGGTCCAACCTGGCCGAACTGGTGCTGCTGATGGCCGACTCCGCGCGGCGCACCCTGCACGCCGGGGTCACCACCGCCCGGCTGGTCGGCGAGGGCCGCTACGCCGACTTCGCGCTGCGCAAGGGCATCGAGGCCGGCGCGGTGGACGGACCCCGGATCTTCACCGCCGGGCACGCGCTCTGCTGCACCGGCGGCCACGGCTGGGAGGCCGACGCGCTGGAGGCCGACGGCGCGGACGGGTTCCGGCAGCTCACCCGGGCGCAGATCCGGGCCGGCGCCGACCTGATCAAGGTATGCATCTCCGGCGGCATCGCCGGCCAGTACGAGGCGATCGACACCCCGCAGCTGCTCGACGACGAGATGGCCGCCGTCATCCGGGTCGCCCACGACTGGGGACGCAAGGTCACCGCGCACGCCGGCCCGGCCGACACCGTACGCCGGGCGGTGGAACTGGGCCTGGACTGCGTCGAGCACGGCTACGAGCTGACCGACGAGGTCACCCGGCTGATGGCCGCCAAGGGCGTCTGGTACGTGCCGACAATCGTGGTCAGCCGCTGCGAGCAGTTCTTCCGCGACTCCGGCGTACCGGGCTGGCTGATGGAACGGGCCCTGGGCGCCGGGCCCCGGCACTGGGAGAGCCTCCAGCACGCCATCCGCAACGGCGTACCGATCGCCCTGGGCAGCGACATGCCGCCGCACGCCGGCTACGACGAGACCACCGCCACCGTCCGCGAGCTGGAGTTCATGGTGGACGCCGGCATGCCGGTCGCGGACGCCCTGAAGGCCGCCACCATCCGGCCCGCCGAATGGCTCGACCAGGCCGACCGGCTGGGCAGCGTCGAGGTCGGCAAGCACGCCGACCTG
This DNA window, taken from Micromonospora sp. FIMYZ51, encodes the following:
- a CDS encoding ABC transporter permease, producing the protein MTTLHNGEPGAVTTTAPRPRPRRVHPLLVFLTKRLAITAGLLLGVTVVTFGLVNVVPGDPVTANLSDQALNDPATVAAFREKWGLDQPLWQQYLHYLGNLVRGDLGISQQTGRSVLDDLVRYVPATMELAIPTMLLALLIGTGIGMLAAVRNGRFTDQLVRVGSLLGLSTPPFWLSLVVLYVFFYQLGLAPSGGRLSTAFSPPPTVTGMYTVDAALAGQWDVAWDAAQHLVLPVLVLTSLTVALLVRFVRSAMLEVLQQDYIRAAYAKGLPTRVVLRRHLLRAGLVPVVTVSGLAFASLLSGTVLVESIFGWPGLGQYAYRSATALDLPSILGVSLFVALVYTLVNLTVDLLYGLIDPRIRLS
- a CDS encoding ABC transporter permease, giving the protein MTMIAPDPVAPDPKVDRALNRRRWLGRLRGGSTGRPIWRQPIAAAALVILGGWLLVAICAPLIAPYDPLAQSPDAYAPPSAAHWFGTDSLGRDILSRVIHGARLSIPLALAIVSLALLVGGLLGLIAGYLGRLVDEALMRLTDLVFAFPQIILAMAVTAAFGPNTRNAVLALVIVSWPVYARVIRSAVLSMRGDDYLSAARLLGVGPVRALRRDVLPNSTGPAIVLATLELGNAVLLLAALSFLGLGPRPPAAEWGSMVALGSQDLSMWWVSVFPGLAILTVVMAFNVLGDALRDRLDPRYAKGR
- a CDS encoding ABC transporter ATP-binding protein, coding for MAPLLDVDSLAVTLPGPRGPLPILHDVSLTVHEGELVGIAGESGCGKSLTAQTLLGLLPPGAEVTGSARFAGTDLLGLDNRGWQRIRGAGIAMVFQDPTAALHPMLTIGRQLTEHMRVHLRMDRRAANRRAVELLDQVRIPDPEQALRSYPHQFSGGMRQRAAIAIALAARPRLLIADEPTTALDVTVQAGILTLLDQLRAETGLAVAFITHDLGVLSALTTRGYVFYAGRVVETGPTGALLTAPTHPYTAALLGARPHGTQAVGTLRPIPGGPPAPGRRRRAARSNPAAGTPNRPAAPPRRRWPRPGPTGRWPAWSARTWRWRPDDGSAANLGRRGRVPLPGTRPGARGRRGQPGGRGRTDRRPGRRVGLRQVVAGPGRGRADRAERR
- a CDS encoding ABC transporter ATP-binding protein — translated: MVGESGCGKSSLARVAVGLTAPSAGEVRYAGRPVTPLGWRRRPEPEIGLQMVFQNPYASLNPRRTIGAQLLDGVPATVTGSARLARVGELLDRVGMPAAAADRYPHQFSGGQRQRLAIARALAPEPRMIIADEPVTALDASSQAQVVNLLVGLVRDLDMGMLFISHDLALVHEIADRTAVMYLGRIVETAPTRELWRDPRHPYTRALIDAVPQIGPTPQLPATLAGEVPDPANAPTGCRFRPRCPHAFAPCGDQPPTVELGGRSAACWLNDPTVAPAAVPAH
- a CDS encoding amidohydrolase family protein, which gives rise to MHTATEQVLVNLALYDGVADHLQPDRGVWVGADGLIRAVGPVDDVLAEAGDVRVVDLGGDVVMPGLTNMHVHLSLGLPGHLADTVHRSNLAELVLLMADSARRTLHAGVTTARLVGEGRYADFALRKGIEAGAVDGPRIFTAGHALCCTGGHGWEADALEADGADGFRQLTRAQIRAGADLIKVCISGGIAGQYEAIDTPQLLDDEMAAVIRVAHDWGRKVTAHAGPADTVRRAVELGLDCVEHGYELTDEVTRLMAAKGVWYVPTIVVSRCEQFFRDSGVPGWLMERALGAGPRHWESLQHAIRNGVPIALGSDMPPHAGYDETTATVRELEFMVDAGMPVADALKAATIRPAEWLDQADRLGSVEVGKHADLLVLRDDPTRSVSALRTLHLVMKGGVVYRDDHGRVRAPR